In Mytilus edulis chromosome 4, xbMytEdul2.2, whole genome shotgun sequence, the following proteins share a genomic window:
- the LOC139520062 gene encoding DNA ligase 1-like, which yields MAMSTQQEERDHFTVSGFCEAILSTAEFECSLEDILDKKASEAKRLIWKMELKRENKEEQKSEKDEDITEIMNKEEKKPEMGVDISTEQRREMIITRPIHVQRIGENPLKNAVGHINKDPVQNSVLKVKGSINDKETKKDERKMKRELMKEEKIRQKKAKEEEKIVKTQFKAIEKSNQRHNKDVKSKWKKEQKRRKQMKKMGEKANRMLEKEMKKIEKKREKDEKKKVFQAFDVVQDKQNDLTVKTNEDDKNKTIDIDGEQQNCSKIVKANEETENDEDERKTTDQTIDVEKNRTEKDTEVTEEQTISCDSIGNNEVKENSEKDAKDIKMSTKNAGKKTTFAARISGFFRSLSCIKKQKKNKDVC from the exons CGCTTGAGGACATACTAGACAAAAAGGCTTCTGAGGCAAAGAGGCTAATTTGGAAAATGGAATTAA AAAGAGAAAATAAGGAAGAGCAGAAATCAGAAAAAGACGAGGATATAACAGAAATTATGAATAAGGAAGAAAAGAAACCAGAAATGGGTGTGGATATATCAACAGAGCAAAGACGGG aAATGATAATAACAAGGCCGATCCACGTGCAGAGAATTGGAGAGAATCCATTGAAGAATGCAGTCGGACATATAAATAAG GATCCAGTCCAGAATTCTGTACTGAAAGTGAAAGGAtcaataaatgacaaagaaacgAAAAAGGACGAAAGGAAAATGAAAAGAGAACTTATGAAAGAGGAAAAAATAAGACAGAAAAAAGCTAAAGAAGAGGAAAAGATTGTTAAAACACAATTCAAAGCAATCGAAAAAAGTAACCAAAGACACAATAAGGATGTGAAGTCAAAATGGAAGAAGGAACAAAAGAGGAGAAAGCAGATGAAAAAGATGGGTGAAAAAGCAAATAGGATGTTGGAAAAag AAATGAAGAAGATCGAGAAAAAGAGAGAAAAGGACGAAAAGAAGAAAGTATTCCAAGCTTTCGATGTTGTTCAGGATAAACAAAATGAtttaacagtaaaaacaaatgaagacgataaaaataaaactatcgATATTGATGGGGAACAACAAAATTGTTCCAAAATAGTCAAAGCAAATGAAGAGACAGAGAATGACGAAGACGAGAGGAAGACAACAGATCAAACAATCGATGTTGAGAAAAACAGAACAGAGAAAGATACAGAGGTAACCGAAGAACAGACAATCAGCTGTGATAGTATTGGAAATAATGAAGTGAAAGAAAATTCCGAAAAAGATGCAAAAGACATTAAAATGAGTACCAAAAATGCCGGAAAGAAAACCACATTTGCTGCAAGAATCAGTGGATTTTTCCGATCCTTATCGTGTATCAaaaagcagaagaaaaacaaagatGTGTGCTGA